AAAGTAGCAGCAGCTCAATCGGCAATGGTTTACGGTAGCCTCGTTAAGTAGGCGAATAATTTTTAAGGAGCACCATGGATTACGATGTAAAAGATCTCTCGCTCGCAGATGCAGGCAAGGATAGAATCGAGTGGGCTGATAGGGATATGCCCGTCCTGGCCCAAATTCGTGAGCGTTTCGCGAAAGAACGCCCCTTCGAGGGGAAGCGTGTGTCGGGGTGCATGCATGTCACCACCGAGACCGCAAACTTAATGCGCGCGTTCGCCGCAGGTGGAGCGGATATAAGTCTCTGTGCCTCGAATCCCCTTTCGACGCAAGACGATGTCGCCGCCGCACTCGTCAAGCACTACGGTGTGTCCGTTCACGCCATCAAGGGTGAGGATACCGAGACGTATTTCGGTCACATCGATGCGGTTATCGCCACCCACCCTCAAATCACCATGGACGACGGGTGCGATGTCGTGAGCCGTATCCACGCGAAATTTCCCGAGGTGCTTCCCGATATCATCGGTGGTACCGAGGAGACGACGACCGGTGTTATTCGCCTCAAAGCGATGATGAAGGACGGCGCACTCAAATATCCGATCGTCGCGGTCAACGACGCGGACACCAAGCACATGTTCGACAACCGTTACGGTACCGGACAATCAACTATCGATGGCATCATTCGCGCGACGAACCGCCTTCTGGCCGGTCGCACCATGGTCGTTTCCGGTTACGGATGGTGCGGCAAAGGCGCTTCGATGCGCGCTCGCGGTCTCGGCGCGAAGGTAACCATCTGCGAAGTCGATCCTTTGAAGGCACTCGAAGCGGTTATGGACGGTTTTCGCGTGATGCCGGCAGCCCAGGCGGCGAAAGAAGCCGATATCTGGGTCACGGTGACCGGCGACTTGAACGTCATCGACGCCCCTGCATTCGAGAACATGAAGTCCGAAGCGATTATCTGCAACTCGGGTCATTTTAACGCTGAAATCAACATTCCGTGGATGCGCGAGCATGCGACATCCGTGCGCACCGTGAAGCCGATGGTCGAAGAATTCACGATGCCTGACGGTCGGATCATGTACCTTCTTGCCGAGGGGCGTTTGGTAAACCTCTCCTGCGCCGAGGGACACCCCGCCAGCGTCATGGACATGAGCTTTGCCAATCAGGCGCTTGCTGCGGAATGGATTATTAAGAACTCTTCATCGCTTTCCGCGGGGGTTTACGATATGCCTGCCGACATCGATGCGGAAATCGCTCGTCTCAAACTGGAGACCATGGGAGTTGAAATCGATACGCTCACTCCCGCACAGGAGAAGTATCTCAATAGCTGGACAGAGGGAACCGTTTAATATACAATTCTTACTTGCGCAAAAATTATGAAATGATTTTTGTATATGGACCGTTAGCTCAGCTGGTAGAGCAGGGGACTCTTAATCCCAAGGTCGTAGGTTCGACCCCTACACGGTCCACCATAGTCGTTGCGAGAAGGCGCCCGAGAACAGGCGCTTTCTTTTTTTGTAATATCTTTGTGCGGAAATCGCAAAGTGAAAGCGAGGAAATATGCGGACTTGCTGGTGGCATTTGCAGTTTCGGGGTTATGGCATGGAGTCGGTCTGACATACCTCGCACGGGGTTTACTCAACGGATTTTATCAAATCGTGGGACAATTGCTCGCACCTTTCAATCGTAGGGTAGGGTGTTCTTTCGCGCGAAGACAATCGGGGGGCACCTTCAATGCTTCAAATTTCGTATACAATCAATTCTAGAAATATTCAGT
The DNA window shown above is from Coriobacteriia bacterium and carries:
- a CDS encoding adenosylhomocysteinase, with the protein product MDYDVKDLSLADAGKDRIEWADRDMPVLAQIRERFAKERPFEGKRVSGCMHVTTETANLMRAFAAGGADISLCASNPLSTQDDVAAALVKHYGVSVHAIKGEDTETYFGHIDAVIATHPQITMDDGCDVVSRIHAKFPEVLPDIIGGTEETTTGVIRLKAMMKDGALKYPIVAVNDADTKHMFDNRYGTGQSTIDGIIRATNRLLAGRTMVVSGYGWCGKGASMRARGLGAKVTICEVDPLKALEAVMDGFRVMPAAQAAKEADIWVTVTGDLNVIDAPAFENMKSEAIICNSGHFNAEINIPWMREHATSVRTVKPMVEEFTMPDGRIMYLLAEGRLVNLSCAEGHPASVMDMSFANQALAAEWIIKNSSSLSAGVYDMPADIDAEIARLKLETMGVEIDTLTPAQEKYLNSWTEGTV